A genome region from Roseofilum reptotaenium CS-1145 includes the following:
- a CDS encoding Fur family transcriptional regulator, producing the protein MTSKYTRSQQKIITLLKGIQRSLSAQDIYVELRSRSQTTGLATIYRALEGLKQKGAIQSRTLANGEAVYTSIEQDRHHLTCLKCGQSIMLPECPVHDLEIALQQSYEFKIFYHTLEFFGLCEKCQLLPTSEL; encoded by the coding sequence ATGACATCTAAGTATACTCGCAGTCAACAAAAAATTATTACACTTCTCAAAGGCATTCAGCGATCGCTCTCTGCTCAGGATATCTATGTTGAACTGCGCAGTCGCAGTCAAACGACTGGACTAGCCACTATCTATCGCGCTCTAGAAGGACTCAAACAAAAAGGTGCGATTCAATCTCGCACCTTAGCTAATGGGGAAGCCGTATATACTTCTATTGAACAGGATCGACACCATTTAACTTGTTTAAAATGTGGTCAGTCAATTATGCTCCCTGAATGTCCAGTCCATGACTTAGAAATCGCTCTACAACAATCCTACGAGTTCAAAATTTTTTATCATACCCTGGAGTTCTTTGGACTCTGCGAGAAATGTCAACTGTTACCCACTTCAGAGCTTTGA